CACTTCAAGTTGAGCCTATTATGTGGAAGGGAGGGCAAAGTGCTCAAAGGCctacatatacataataatatatcaGTTAGTGTCTGATCCTGAGCGATTTGAATTTTATGTTGGTAGTGTATGCCAGGATATGTGTGCCATCAGCCTGATTTACAGTTCTGAATTTCACAAGGCTGCATGCATGTTTACCTAAAAGAATAAGGAATATCTGGAACTCTATTCAGATTTATTAtgtatcattattttcattattacaaaaTAATCATAATATCAAGGATTTTTAACTAATAATAATTCTTGATTGCTTGGTATAGAGACATCTCATCATTTCCTTGagactttaaaaaagtttttaaatattattttgttgttaaaGATTCTTAAAGTATTTCAGAACTTAACCATGCcatattctctttttaattttgccTCAGAGGCAGCTTGTATGCAGTGGAGTCAAATGACCTGAGTTTGATTTTCCATCTTATTAACTGAGTGACTTTAAGCTAGTCATAACCTCTTGGAACTCagttttactcatttgtaaaaataataattatgtaaCTTCATAGTGCTATaaagaaagtactttataaattattaaatactCTTTTACATGTAAATAGTATTCACGACTTaggttaaatatttttaaagttttgcctACAATCAGGATACCAATGAATAAGAATGTTTCTCTTTTGTGGATCACCCAAAATTTTTCTCATGTTTGACCCTTCTACAAATGCTTCTGCATCATCATGTGGAATGACTTTAGTGTACATCTAAACACATTTGTAATCATACTGAAACTTAATTACTAGTTGATAATGTCCTTTTTACTTTTCAGAGATAATGGAAATGTCAAATTTCTGACTAAAGGAGATAATAATGAAGTTGATGATAGAGGTTTGTACAAAGAAGGTCAAAACTGGCTAGAAAAGAAGGATGTTGTAGGAAGAGCAAGAGGgtaaggaatttatttttaatactccATGGTTTCCATGCTGAAAATTATTTGGCAACAGTGTGTTTGAGTTTTTGAGTACAACAGATGATCCATTTTCGTGttataataactaaataaaacTCATCAGAACTTCCCAGGGACTGGTACTAAATCCAACCCAAATCAATTTTATGTACCACAGGTTGAATTCTTTTTTCAGAAAGATACTTGCACCCCAGAGGTTAATTATTCTTGATGTTTACAGTAATTTTGTCATTATGTTGGTGATAAATTTCATCAGCTTACTTTGGAGGGAAAGGGAACTAGGCATTATTCTTTTACTTGAAGCCAAATTGCtggattttctctatttttttttaatttaaatttcagaGAGATAGTGTATAGAGAGTATATAGAGTATATAGAGTGTATAGAGAGTTGACTTTAGAGTCAGAGAGACCAAGGTTCAAGTTCCATCTTTGATACTTGCTGATTGTATGAcacttggcaaatcactttacccacTCAATGCCCAAGGCAATAACTCTCCTAAGCTGCACAATAGGTGCCAGTGTTCATTGGTAGACAAATTTCCTCACCAAGAATTTTCTgcactaataaaatcacagatccagtctcCAAATTTTTCTTCCTGAGCATATTGTTCTTTATTAAGGAAGAAGACATACTAATTACAAGGTAGTTCTAGACTTAGTTGGTTTTGAATGCCGTGGTCCCTTTGCTATGAAGCAAGACCACATTGTAGCCATCTCAACCAGAAGAGAATATATCCTAGactaaaaagcctccagagaaaaATCTTCCATTGCCTCCTTTGGCAGGCTTTAAGTCTCACTGTCAGAAAATTCTTACTTAATTgtatattaaaatttctttttctctattgatTGTGACCAATTCTTACTCAATTGAAATGAGCAAGTGATTATTTTCTgtgtaataaattttttttatttcattcataatCCCTCTGTTCCGACATACTCCACTGGCAGACCCTTGCTTCCCcctcaaccccctccccccattggtTTATTGAGGCTTATTTTTCCCATTCATCTTTTTGACTACTTCACTATCCACTAACAAACACATCTCCTGGAGATATGCTTGGAGAGTATGGGAACCTCTCTTTTGCATGTATTTAGAAGCTCCATTGATAGCCCACAAAGCAGGCTATTTATGAGAAAGTGTCAGGATATACTGGGGTTTCTAGAATCAAAGGCCACTAACCAAGGCCAGATGTCTACAAAAGGCATCTCACAGAGCAGGCGCTGCTGACTGAGGGTTCCAGATCTAGGATTGTAACACCTTTGCAAAGCCATGGCCGCAGGCACCTTGACCTGTACTGACCCCTATAGTTGGACCCGTCAGCTTAAATGAAAGCGAAAGATTATCTGTTATTTTGCTGAATCTTGTTCCCCATTTGTCCAGAGGAATGAAAGTTAGGTGATTTGTCAAGAATGTGAATGATTTCCTAATTCCCTTTACCTCTCCCCCTACTACTCTATATTTACTTGTATGTTTGTGTGTAGTTTCTGTTTTTCCCTCTTGCCCCTGTTcccaaatgtttttattattgtcttCTTTGTATCTAGCAGAGTTCTAGgcctacttaataaatgctttctgagtaaataaagaagaatttctgggcagctaggtatcacagtggatagagagagaaccaggcctggagttgggaaatcctgggttcaaatgtgacctcagaacttctcttcagccttagaactgatacttagtatcaattctaaggcaaaaggtatgggtaattaaaaaaaggagaattttAAATTGACAGCATagtttttttgttagtttgattttAAAGCTTTTTCTCAGATCTTACATTGATAATTATTGATCCATGAACTTTATGACATCATTTGAAAAGCGCATCTAAAGTGACATGGATGTTTACCAATAAAGTGTCCTCACCCCGATCCTAATTCTTTGTCTGCCTCAGATCTTTATTGAACAGCATTATTTCTGTAGAAAAGTTGACTTTAATGTTGTACTAAAAATATTGCAAATGGAACTTGTAAaaactttcttcttcatttgtgcAACAAGTAAATTGTGTATATccattttgtggtagcaaatgtAGCCATGGAAGATGGGAAAATTGTTAGTTCAAGTTCACACTCATTTAAAAATTGGCTTTGCTTTtgaaacaagatttttttttaactccctgCAGAAATGTGGTTCTTTTATTTATACCTGTACAgtcttttttttacttctttgccATCATATTCAGAGATATTCTCTAAGAAATACTTAGCTTCTAAAACTGAATCTACAGccaatattgtattatattgtaattttattattttcatttttcaacttAGGTTTTTGCCATACATTGGGATGGTTACCATAATCATGAATGATTATCCGAAATTCAAGGTAGGAACATTTTAGGGGAGGAAATATTCGTTAATTATCTAATTCAAATGACTGAAAGATACAATTTTAGAGAAATTAATACTTAACAGTCAACTTCATTTGCAAACCACTTGAGAGTTATGGAGGGAAAAATTATCATgtggaattttttctttattttggggggggtCATAATATATTATGGAAAGAactgtttaaaagcaaatagACCGTTATTCATGAACAAAGGGTTTACAGCTTAGTCTTCAAGTATGGCTTATTTAAATCTTTATTCCTACTTCAGTTTTGTAGCTCTTTTTACTCTAATGTGCATGACATCTACCTAATTTAGGAGCTAAAACATGGGGGAAGAGGTGATCATTTACTCTTTTTCTTAGACCATTACTGTACCGAGTTTTTCTGAATATTCATATAGACTCTAAATTTATTTCCAGACTGAAACAAGCTCTATAATTTCCATTGTATTTCTTTGCAGTATGCTCTTTTGGCTGTAATGGGTGCATATGTGATACTGAAACGTGAATCCTAAAACAAGCAGAAGCAATTCCTGGGACTGGACTGAAATGAATtctattgaaaaaagaaaaactaatatatttgaaatattccACTTgctatataaaagaaaacaatatgcaGGGGTTTTTGTCTTGTCCAAATAAATGACTCATCAGTAAATACTGTTTTCCACGTTGATTCTGTAATTTGAATATATTCAGTTTACATGTTTGTGTCATGGTAATCTCTATAAGCAGAGAATAAGGATCTACAATCACTTAAAGTATCAAGTGAGCCATTTATGAGACTGTAACATTGGTGGGGGGAAATATTCTCCATGCATTCATATGTTTAAAAcaaatctttaaggaaaacaaaatctggccttaattaaaaaaatagtactacaaaggaaaaaaacaagcaTAAACCTATAAAGAATATAGCTTGttaaatatgtattttgtaaTTGGCAacttaaaaatgatgaaaaatgacctcTGACAATCTTTCTGGGAAGAAAGGATGCAATCCATTCTATTGTCTTTGTCTTATGCCGTAACTTTAAACAGgacataaacattttattaaggtCTACCTTAACCTTCCTATAATATGTAATCTGTCCTTCATGTCAAAGTTAAATCGACAGCATATTGCTCACCTGTGAGGTTACTTTCCCTGAGTTAGTTCCCAATTTGATAAAGACCAGCAGGAGTGATCCATGGGAGTCAACTCGTCCTTTAATCCTTTATCTCTCCTGAaataggctattgcaataataatGGACTTCATCCTGTTGAAATCagcaaaactgaaagaaaaaaatgtactgagtactttttaaaatcatgattaTTCTTCTGTGCCCTTTAATAAATTGTTTTCCCAACAAACtaagaaaaatccatttttcttttcctggcaGTTAAAATTGAAGGTACCATATTGGATCATAATTTAAGATTTTATCCAATCTTCCTGGGGTTCTGTGATTGGTtaagataatttttttgaaaaagaaaacccaCAGACATGTCCATGAGCAAGGCTTTGTTTGGCAGCAGTTCCACCCCATATCAAGTGTGTGACATATTGCCCTTGTCCATCTGGAGGATGGATCCCTTCTTTTCCAGCAGTAATTGGGAGCCATAAGTTTCTGCTGACTGGTTTGTTAATAGTGCCATTAAGCTTTTGTGGGGAAATGGGGTAATAGCAATTAAAACACATAAAGCAAcatgactttttttaaacatcattttcaCAGGAGCCTTAACCGTCCAGAACATTGACAAAAAGGCAAGGCAACAAAAAGCTCCTAACAACTAAAATAGGTATCACAAAATTTGTGCTCCAGAGCTGGTGGGCTTCACTTGCTCAAAATGAAGGCTTGAGGATTCTCTTATTTGCTTTTACTTTGTATGTAATTTTAACAAGCTTTAATATCTCATTTCCCAGGCAGGCCAAATGGACAGTGTGGTGGGTACAAAAGgctttttttgtgttttgtttttctgaatgcCAAGACATGATGAAAGCCCAACTAAAGAGATTGAAAAAAAGCCAAATACAATATCTGAGGAAATCAAGAATTGAAAGGGGGCCTTGAGCTATTTCATCTAACCTGTATCTAAAAAGGAAGCCCCTCTACATTATACCCAGTGAGTGGTCATCCAGTCTCCATTTGACCTCTACTGAGGGGATACTCATTACTTCTTGAAGTCACTCATTCCACATTTGGCTACCTCTCAAATGTTAGGAGGGaagttttcttttatcctttaaaCTAGGAAGCAAGTCACATCCACAGGATGATTtgaccttcttttcttctcttccttgtaTACACAATCATTTTCATTTGCCACATAGTAATAGATTATCATTAACTCTCCACTGGGGAAGAAAAACCCTTTAGAACTTAAATGTATATGGCGCCTGCCTGCCAATTTAGCAGATTAGAGATAAATCTTGGACCACAAACTCAAAGGCATTTTTGTGACTATTCTtaaactacaaagaaaataaaagtattctCAAGATCTTGTTTTGTCATATGAGTTCCAGCAAACATGACTTGACAACTTGCCATAAACTGTACACAGAACACTTCAAGAtagtggaagaaaaaaaacatttaaaacttaTGTATTGCATCAGTGGTGTCAAAGTCAAACAAATGGGAGCCATTAAACCATAAAGATCCTtgcaggctgcatattgacttagaaaacaacattatacatatacatatatatatatataatatttcaacACATTAAAACCAGGAACTACAATTTaatcttaaatttaaaatggTTTAGGCCTCACTGGGGAGAGTTGTGTGTGGTTTGTAGGTGGCCTGAACTGtgtttatcatttctgtattacATAAATAGATAGACTGGTAACTGTTGAATTGCTTTGACCTCATATGTTTCATATCACCTTAATATGTAACTGCTATTCAGATGTTCTCTATAATTGTGCTAGAAGTTGAAGCTGAGTTCAGCCTCTGTGGGATAGTTTTGGATAGTTTTAGAATCATTGAATTTcatagttggaagagaccttaagagATCTTGtggctccttcattttacaaatgagggaatagACCCAGAGGGGAA
This sequence is a window from Monodelphis domestica isolate mMonDom1 chromosome 3, mMonDom1.pri, whole genome shotgun sequence. Protein-coding genes within it:
- the SEC11C gene encoding signal peptidase complex catalytic subunit SEC11C isoform X4 → MIVSSALMIWKGLIVATGSESPIVVVLSGSMEPAFHRGDLLFLTNFRKDPIRAGEIVVFKVEGRDIPIVHRVIKVHEKDNGNVKFLTKGDNNEVDDRGLYKEGQNWLEKKDVVGRARGFLPYIGMVTIIMNDYPKFKYALLAVMGAYVILKRES